The Candidatus Omnitrophota bacterium genome segment GGAAATAAAAGGCATGTCGGCTTCAGTGGCTATAGCCTTGGCCAGATAGGTCTTACCGCATCCCGGGGGTCCCAGCATAAGCAGTCCCTTCACGACGCTGCCGCCCATTTTCTGGACGCTCGCTCGGTCCTTGATAAGCTGGACCACCTCGGAAGCCTCCTGCTTGGCGTCCTGCATGCCTATAACGTCATTCCACTTGATGGAAACGTCACGGCCTTTTATCGGAGCCTTGTCGAGCTTGGCGAACCCGCCCCTCATGAACGTGAGATACATGAACACGAAGATACCCGCGTGTATGCCGGCCATGATGAACTGCACCGGCATGGTCGCCAGGGTCATCTTCCTGTAGAACGACTCCAGCGACATCAGGCCGATTATCGAAAGTATTACAAGAATGATCACTACAGCGGCAAGGATTATCTTGACCTTGTGCTGCCTGATCAGCATTATCAGTTTTCTGTTTAACATATTCCTCCCTCAAAGCTTAAGCGAAATACCGGTATTGATCTGTCAAGAAAGTGCTTTTTCCGCTTCGTTCAGTTCGGCAAGTGCTTTTTCCAGTTCTTCCGGTTTGGGCGCGATACCGTGCCATGCGACCTTGTTCTCTATGAAGGATACTCCTTTACCCTTCACAGTGTGGGCGATCACAAGCTGGGGCTTACCTTTCACCTGGGAGACTTCCTCGAACGCCTTTTGCAGCTGACCGAAATCATGCCCGTCTATCTCCACGGTATACCACCCGAAATGCTCCCATTTATTCCTGTACTCGACCATGTCCTTGACCTCGCAGCAGAGACCGTCGATCTGAAGCTTGTTGTAATCGACTATGCCGCACAGGTTATCAAGCTTGTAGTGCGCCGCCGTCATCGCGGCCTCCCAGACCTGACCCTCGTTGGTCTCGCCGTCACCCATGAGGCAGTATACCTTGGCGTCTATGCCGTCCATCCTGTCACCGAGCGCTATCCCCATGGCCACTGAAAGCCCCTGCCCCAGAGAGCCGCTCGATATCTCAAGACCCGGCAGACCGAACTGCGGGTGGCCCTGAAGCCGGGAACCTATCTGCCTGAGGGTCGCAAGTTCCTGCTTCGGGAAAAATCCCCGGTCGGCGAGGACAGCGTAAAGGGCCGGGCATCCATGCCCCTTTGAAAGAACGAACTTGTCCCGGTCCCTGTTCTTCGGTCGTTTAGGGTCAATGTTCATCCTGCAGTAATACAGATAGACCAGTATCTCGACTATGGACAATGACCCCCCCGTGTGTCCGCTTCCGGCTTTCTCGAGCATTATGAGCACGTCGCGCCTGATATCAATGGCCTTTTTCTGGAGCTCTCTGGTATCTTCGATCCTTTCCATCTACTTTTTTTCCTCTCTGTTTACTTGCCTCTTTCTATTTTTCTTTCAAGCGCCCTTATCTTGTTCAAAAGCTTGAGGTCTGCCGGGTACAGTTCGTACGAAAGCTTCCACTGGACCAGGGCCTTTTCCCACTCTCCCAACCTGTAATACACTTCACCGAGATGATTCCTTATGACCGGGTCCTCCGGAAGATAGTGCGCGGCCTGCTGCAGCTTCTCGAGGGCCTTGCCCAGCTCGTCCTTCTTATAATAGGCCCATCCAAGGCTGTCAAGGTAAGCGCCGTTCTCCGGGTCCTTGCTGATAGCCTTTTCAATGAGGGCTATCGCGCGGTCAAGCCGCTTTCCCTTCTCGGCGTACATGTACCCGAGGTAATTATATATCTCCGGAAGGTCCGCCCCTTCGGCTATGCTTCTCTCCAGAAGGCGCTCAGCTTCCTTGGTGTCGCCCGAACGGTCCAGGGCTACAGCCAGGTAGAACTTGTAACTGTAATTGGCCGGGTCCTTCTCCGCCGCCACCTCGTAGTAATCCACCGCCTTGCGGTACTCGCCCTGTTCGGTGGCAAGATAGCCCAGACTGGCGTAGATCACCGGATCGGAAATACCGTTCCTCAGAGCCTCCCTCAGGACCCCCTCGGCTTTGCCGAATTTCTTTTCCGCCAGATAAATACTGAAATTGCGCAGGTACGGCTCCGGCGAATAGATATCTATTCGCATGAGCACCCGGTTCTGCTCTACGGCTTTCTCTGTCTGGCCCATCCTGTAATAAAGCTGGCTGAGGCGGGCGTATGCTTCCCTGTTCAGCGAATCTATGCTGGTTACCTTCTTGTACTGCTCGATGGCCTCTGAATACTTCCCCTCGATCTCATAGACAAAACCGAGCACCATCTGAGCCTCAAGATAGTTCTGGTCGACCTCTATGGCCTTTTTAAGGTTCTCCTCCGCCTTTTCCAGAAGACTGAGCTTGCTGTAGATGATACCCAGGTTGAAATAAATAAAAGCATCATCCTGTTTTATCTGGAGTATCTTCTCATAGACCCCGGCAGCTTTCTCGAGCTTCTGCTGAACTATGTAAAGGTCCGAAAGAAAGGTGAGGACCTTCAGGTTCTCCGGGTCGTATTTGAGAGCGCGCATGTACTGCTCTTCGGCGGCGTCATATTCACCTCTGGCGGTATATATTATCGCCATGAGCATGTACGCCTTGACCTCTTCCGGGGCCATCTCAATGGCCTTTTCCAGGTTACTGACAGCCTGTTCAAGTTTTCCAAGGAGCAGATAGTTCGAGCCGAGTTTAAGATAAATATCGCTTACGTCACCCTTGCTCCGGAGCGCCTGGCCGTATTCTCCGACAGCCGTCTCCAGATCACCGTAATTGTCGTATATCGCCCCCATTATATAATGGGCCAGGGCGCCGGAAAGTTCCTGTATCTCGGGATCGGCGGAACGGGATTCGTCCACGGGCGCTTCAACCGCAGCACCGTGTGCGTCTTCTCCCGTCAAAAGTACGGAAATAGCGATAAAAGATATATATATAAGGGTAAGGACGAACAACCGTATGGACGTCATACCTTCCTCTTTTTATGCCTGTCCCTTCTCATCCTCTTTTTTCTCTTGTGCCGCTTTACTTTTTTAAGCTTTCTTTTTCTGCCGCAGGGCATATTCTCTTTTCACCTCCATCTATGATCTAATGGTTCAGTATATCACCTTGTTGAGCGGGTATTCGATTATCCCGGTAGCTCCCGCATTCCTCAGGTCAGGGATAAGTCTTTTGACCTCTTCTTCATCTATCACCGTATCTATGTCCACCCAGTCCTTGTCAAAAAGCTGGGAGACCGTCGGCGTGTTTATCGCCGGAAGTATGGCGATTATCTTGTCCACTGATTCTTTTTTTGCGTTCATCTTGAGACCTACCTTGCCTTCGGCGAGTATGGCCCCCTCGAGCAGCATGGCGATCCGTCCCATTTTCTCTTTTTTCCAGCTATCCTGCCAGGCCTTGCGGTTGGCGATGAACTGGGTGGTCGATTCGCAGACAGTATCTATTATCTTGAGGTCGTTCGCGCGCAGGCTTGAACCGGTCTCGGTAACCTCGACTATGGCATCTATGCCCATCTTGCATTTGACCTCGGTAGCGCCCCAGCTGAACTCGACTTCGGCGCTTACACCGTTCTCATTGAGGTATTTCTCGGTTACGCTGACAAGTTCGGTTGCCACTTTCCTGCCTTGCAGGTCCTTCACCCCGGCGATGTCGGAAGAGTTCGGTACGGCCAGAACCCATCTGACAGGTCTCATGCTTGCCTTGGCGTAAACGAGTTCAGCGACCCTCTCCACGCTGGAAGAATTCTCTTCGATCCAGTCGTTCCCGGTTATCCCGCAATCGATTATCCCGTCCTCCACGTAACGCGACATCTCCTGCGCGCGGAAAAGCACCACTTCGATCTCATCGTCGTCTATACTGGGGAAATAAGATCTGGTGGAGACCTTTATCTTGTATCCCGCTTTTTCGAAAAGCCTCAACGTTGTCTCCTGAAGGCTTCCCTTGGGAATACCGAGTTTCAGTTTCTTTTCAGCCATTATCTACCTCTCCAAGAATTGCTCTTTAAAAAAAAATACCCCCCTCTTAGCGCTTGTTTTAACGCAAGATCAAACCCCGCATATGTTTAGCCGCAAGCGGAACATTTCATATAGTAGCGAGTTATTATAATATATGGTATATATCGTGTCAATTATATATTCGGTATCCTGCCGCGGATCGCCTTGGCGGGGTATCTAATGGCTAACTGTTGAGGTAGGTTATGGAAGCCCTCTCAAGGGCCAGCACCCGGAGAAATGCTTCCTCCAGGCAAGCCCCCACCGCAATGGCTCCGTGCTTTCTGAGCATTACCGCCCCGGCCCCTTTTGCCAGCTCACCGGCCACCGCCCTGGCCAGTTCAAGCGAACCGGGCTCAAGGTAGCCTATAACGGGCACTTCTCCGCCGAGAATACATTCGAATTCGTAGGAGATATCCTGCAAAGAGCTCATTTTACCCGCCACCGCTATGGTGTAGGGAGGGTGGACATGCACGACGGCGCCGGTATCCCCGCTCTGGCTGTAACAGGCCGCGTGAAGCGGCACTTCCGAACTGAGCCCGGGAAAAGCTTCTTTGTTTTTTCCGCCCTCCCGGAGATATGCCTCCAGTTCGGTAAACGGCACCCTAACGTAATCAGACCCCGAGGCGCGAGACATGTCGGCGCCTTTTTTCTTGATGAAGAGGTGTTCACCTTCACGACAGCTGATATTTCCTCCGGCGCCTATTACAAGGCCGTGCTCATGGCATAACCTGCCGTATCTTATCAAGTCTTCGGTATGGTCCATTGCTCACCCTGAGGCCAGTTTAACACAGCGCAACTGGGTAGTCAACGCGCAAAACACGCTTCTATAATTTACTTTTTTTATTTCCTGATTTCCCTTATAATATATGTTCCCATGACATGTTAACCACCAAAACAAGGAGCCGGTTTACCATGGTAATGCAGATACTCAGAAGCAGAAAATTCGCGAAAAGGGTCCTTATCGGGCTGCTCATCCTCATAATCCCGGCCTTCGTCCTCTGGGGTGTGGGCAACCTCTCCAAAAGACCGGGGCCCGTGGGCAAGATAGAAGGCAGAAAGATCTCCCTCGAGGAATTCGCTAAAAGCCGCCAGGGGATAAAGGTGCAGATCCTTTTCTCGTATTTCGGGGACATGGAAGCTCTGGGCAACATACTGCAGAACAGGCCCCTGATGAACTTCATGGCCTGGGAGAGACTCATGCTCCTTAATGAGGCGCGCGAGAAAGACATAAAAATAACCAATGACCAGCTCCTTGCCTTCATAACGCGCCATCCTCTCTTCCAGAGAAAAGGCGTCTTTGACAAGAACATATACGCTTACGTGCTGAAGAACAACCTTTCGATGGACCCCCGCCAGTTCGAAGAGCTGGTCCGCCAGAACCTCAGGATACAGGCTTTGCGCCAGGACCTGCTCCAGGATGTCACGGTTTCCGAGGACGAACTTCTGCGGGTCTACAAAAAACGTAACGACAAGGTAAGATTATCCTATATCTTCCTGGACAAGGATTCTTTCGGGGAAGATGTCACCGTCACAGAAGAAGAGATCCTCTCAAGCTACCAGGAGAACAAAGGCAACTTCCTTGAACCGGCGAAGACGGTAGTCGAATACATTGAATTCCCTTACGAGGATACCTCTGAAAGGGATTCGGCCATGCGCAAGATAGAAAAGGTCTATGAGGAACTTGCAAGGGACCCGGAGGGCCTTCGCCGTGTCGCGGGAAAATACGGCCTTGAATACGGCAAGACGCCTCCTTTCTCGAGAGAGGAGGTCGTTCCGGGGGTAGTTTTTTTCACGGGTTTCAGCGAAATGGCCTTTTCCCTGAAAGAAGGCGAGATAAGCACTCCCGTTTTCTCCTCGCCGGATAAAGGTGCCGGGTACATACTGCGGAAAACCGATCAGATCCCGCCCCGGCCGATGAAGTTCGAAGAGGTCCGCGGGAAAATACGGCAGCAGCTTGTTGACGAAAAAAAGATACAGGCGGCGGAAAACGTCGCAGACAGGCTCTATCTGGAACTCGCATCGGGAGAAGCGACCCTGACCGAAGAAGCCAAGGCCATGAACACCGAGGTCAGGACCACAGGCGATATCGCGATAAACGATTACATCGAGAACATAGGCCCGGCGAAGAAAATAGTCGCGATCGCGCTTGAGACCCCTGAAGGAAAAGTGATGCAGCCGGTAACGGTCAAAAAAGGCATCTTCCTCGGACGCGTGGAGAAGGTCATCCCCGCGGACGAGAAAACTTTCGAGAAGGAAAAGAAGCAGCTCAGACGGGAACTGCGGACGACCAAACAGATGCAGGCCATGGACGACTGGTTCAAAAAAGAGCGACGCAAGACCAGGCTTTACGAACAGTTGGACCAGCTCTGAGCGCCCACCACTTGATAAGAAAAGCCGGGGATCGATCCCCGGCTTTTCTTTTTTCGGACATTAAAGAATCCGTCATTCAAGGAATTTTTCCAGCTCCTCCTTGAAATGCGAGATATCCTTGAACCTCCTGTAGACGGAAGCGAACCTTACATAAGCCACCTCATCAAGCTGATAGAGCGCTTCCATGACCCTGTTGCCGATATCGGTGGACTTAACCTCCTTATCGGCTTTTTTCTGTATGTTGCGCTCTATGGAATCGACTATCTGGTCAATCTTTTCCATGCTCACGGGACGTTTTTCACAGGCCTTCATTATACCGCTCTTGATCTTTTCCCTGTCGAACTTCTTGCGCGTACCGTCCCGTTTAACGACCATAAGCTGGGCCCTTTCCACGTACTCATAGGTAGTGAACCTCTTGCCGCAGTTAAGGCATTCTCTTCTTCTTCTTATGCTCAGGCCCTCCCCGCTCATGCGGGAATCAATGACCTTGTCCTCGATATTATTGCAGTAAGGGCACCTCATCTTTTCTTTACCTCCATTTTGATACCTGCCTCGTTCAGGAACGTAAGTGCCGCTTCATCCGGATAGTCCCCTTCTATTATAAGCTTGCTTATCCCGACGTTTATTATCATTTTCGCGCATATACTGCACGGCTGGGTGGTGACGTAAAGCGTAGCGCCCGCGAGGCTCACGCCGTGTCTGGCGGCCTGAAGAAAGGCGTTCTGCTCGGCGTGAAGCGCCCGGCAGAGTTCATGCCTTTCCCCGGAAGGCACTTTGAGCTGTTCCCTGAGACACCCCACTTCATCACAGTGGATTATCCCCGTGGGGGCCCCGTTATATCCGGTGGCCAGCACCTGTTTGTTCTTGACCACAA includes the following:
- the nrdR gene encoding transcriptional repressor NrdR, with the protein product MRCPYCNNIEDKVIDSRMSGEGLSIRRRRECLNCGKRFTTYEYVERAQLMVVKRDGTRKKFDREKIKSGIMKACEKRPVSMEKIDQIVDSIERNIQKKADKEVKSTDIGNRVMEALYQLDEVAYVRFASVYRRFKDISHFKEELEKFLE
- a CDS encoding cytidine deaminase, which encodes MERERGKNIVKTKRPSWDEYFMSIAHLVATRSTCLRRKVGAVVVKNKQVLATGYNGAPTGIIHCDEVGCLREQLKVPSGERHELCRALHAEQNAFLQAARHGVSLAGATLYVTTQPCSICAKMIINVGISKLIIEGDYPDEAALTFLNEAGIKMEVKKR
- a CDS encoding tetratricopeptide repeat protein, producing the protein MTSIRLFVLTLIYISFIAISVLLTGEDAHGAAVEAPVDESRSADPEIQELSGALAHYIMGAIYDNYGDLETAVGEYGQALRSKGDVSDIYLKLGSNYLLLGKLEQAVSNLEKAIEMAPEEVKAYMLMAIIYTARGEYDAAEEQYMRALKYDPENLKVLTFLSDLYIVQQKLEKAAGVYEKILQIKQDDAFIYFNLGIIYSKLSLLEKAEENLKKAIEVDQNYLEAQMVLGFVYEIEGKYSEAIEQYKKVTSIDSLNREAYARLSQLYYRMGQTEKAVEQNRVLMRIDIYSPEPYLRNFSIYLAEKKFGKAEGVLREALRNGISDPVIYASLGYLATEQGEYRKAVDYYEVAAEKDPANYSYKFYLAVALDRSGDTKEAERLLERSIAEGADLPEIYNYLGYMYAEKGKRLDRAIALIEKAISKDPENGAYLDSLGWAYYKKDELGKALEKLQQAAHYLPEDPVIRNHLGEVYYRLGEWEKALVQWKLSYELYPADLKLLNKIRALERKIERGK
- a CDS encoding transketolase, yielding MERIEDTRELQKKAIDIRRDVLIMLEKAGSGHTGGSLSIVEILVYLYYCRMNIDPKRPKNRDRDKFVLSKGHGCPALYAVLADRGFFPKQELATLRQIGSRLQGHPQFGLPGLEISSGSLGQGLSVAMGIALGDRMDGIDAKVYCLMGDGETNEGQVWEAAMTAAHYKLDNLCGIVDYNKLQIDGLCCEVKDMVEYRNKWEHFGWYTVEIDGHDFGQLQKAFEEVSQVKGKPQLVIAHTVKGKGVSFIENKVAWHGIAPKPEELEKALAELNEAEKALS
- a CDS encoding ATP phosphoribosyltransferase; the protein is MAEKKLKLGIPKGSLQETTLRLFEKAGYKIKVSTRSYFPSIDDDEIEVVLFRAQEMSRYVEDGIIDCGITGNDWIEENSSSVERVAELVYAKASMRPVRWVLAVPNSSDIAGVKDLQGRKVATELVSVTEKYLNENGVSAEVEFSWGATEVKCKMGIDAIVEVTETGSSLRANDLKIIDTVCESTTQFIANRKAWQDSWKKEKMGRIAMLLEGAILAEGKVGLKMNAKKESVDKIIAILPAINTPTVSQLFDKDWVDIDTVIDEEEVKRLIPDLRNAGATGIIEYPLNKVIY